The following coding sequences are from one Veillonella rodentium window:
- the mrdA gene encoding penicillin-binding protein 2, whose translation MLEGLYKRKKTSRFDVLFYIITGIFIILGLRLLDLQILEGGYYQAKAEGNRLRMVPMTAARGLMYDRNGQILVGSRPAYTISIMPTGKALDDGEVARLAALLNKNPEEIKKKVNDHKSGYEPIRIASDISMDVVTTIEEHRHELPGVTIDVEPLRYYPYETMAAQLFGYVGEVSEEELDELKAKDPNSSVTSGTILGRSGLEKLYDNILRGTDGGKQLEVDATGRPVAEVDRKHTVPGSNIHLTIDVNLQKAAEEAVTNQLAQLQAQGIPAQGAAVVALDPNTGAVLAMVSNPEFNPNWFAKGITSAQWNQLNNDKKHPFDNKVISGEYPPGSPFKIITGAAALDLKKVTPDEMIFDSGRHWLIDKRNAEGEALGWLNFNNALAKSDNVYFYEMGNRVGIENLDKYARYFGLGEKTGINLVGEAAGNMANPEYKRKVFDQDWYLGETFDAAIGQSFTLVTPLQMAVVMSEVANGGIRYRPYVVSRIDNSDGTPKEVFGPEKLGVLPIQKNVMDLIREGLRDVTTEGGTAGALFKGFPVDVAGKTGTAENAHGRDHGWFVAYAPYDKPRIVVVALVEQGSFGAGSAGPIVRDILAAYFHVNLNNTSNDGNKKNTSQEQNRSNTVNTIQPRKE comes from the coding sequence GTGCTTGAAGGCCTCTATAAACGGAAAAAAACGAGTCGCTTTGATGTACTCTTTTATATCATAACCGGTATATTTATCATATTGGGGCTACGACTGCTGGATTTACAGATTTTGGAGGGCGGCTATTATCAGGCTAAGGCGGAAGGCAACAGGCTTCGTATGGTGCCCATGACTGCCGCACGGGGCTTGATGTATGATCGAAACGGTCAGATTCTTGTCGGATCAAGACCGGCCTATACCATATCCATCATGCCCACAGGTAAGGCCCTTGATGATGGAGAAGTGGCGAGATTAGCCGCTTTACTCAATAAAAATCCTGAGGAGATCAAGAAGAAGGTCAATGATCATAAATCCGGTTACGAACCGATCAGAATCGCCAGCGACATATCTATGGATGTGGTTACCACCATCGAAGAGCATCGTCATGAACTGCCGGGCGTTACCATTGATGTAGAGCCGCTTCGCTATTATCCGTATGAAACGATGGCGGCTCAGCTGTTCGGTTATGTAGGTGAGGTCAGCGAAGAGGAACTGGATGAATTGAAGGCTAAAGATCCGAATTCTTCCGTTACGAGCGGTACCATTTTGGGCCGTTCGGGTTTGGAAAAACTGTATGATAACATTCTTCGCGGGACCGATGGCGGAAAGCAGCTGGAGGTCGATGCGACAGGTCGGCCTGTTGCAGAGGTCGATCGGAAGCATACTGTACCGGGCTCGAATATTCACCTTACTATTGATGTGAATCTGCAGAAGGCCGCTGAGGAAGCCGTAACCAACCAGTTGGCACAGTTGCAGGCGCAGGGAATTCCGGCCCAGGGGGCTGCTGTAGTTGCCTTAGACCCCAATACGGGCGCCGTACTGGCTATGGTAAGCAATCCGGAATTTAATCCGAACTGGTTTGCGAAAGGGATTACATCCGCTCAATGGAATCAGTTGAATAATGATAAGAAACATCCTTTTGATAATAAGGTTATATCCGGAGAATATCCGCCGGGGTCTCCTTTCAAAATCATTACGGGTGCGGCCGCATTGGATCTGAAGAAGGTTACACCGGATGAGATGATTTTTGACAGCGGGCGCCATTGGCTCATCGATAAGCGCAATGCGGAAGGCGAGGCTCTGGGGTGGCTGAACTTTAATAATGCCCTTGCAAAATCGGATAATGTGTATTTCTATGAAATGGGCAACCGCGTCGGTATTGAAAATCTTGATAAATATGCCCGTTATTTCGGCTTAGGTGAGAAAACGGGCATTAATCTGGTCGGTGAAGCGGCCGGTAATATGGCTAATCCGGAATATAAGCGGAAGGTATTTGACCAGGACTGGTACTTGGGGGAAACCTTCGACGCTGCTATCGGACAATCGTTTACCTTGGTAACTCCGTTACAGATGGCGGTAGTTATGAGCGAGGTCGCAAACGGCGGCATTCGCTATCGGCCGTATGTGGTGAGTCGTATCGATAATTCGGACGGTACGCCGAAGGAGGTTTTCGGACCGGAGAAATTGGGCGTATTACCGATTCAGAAAAATGTTATGGATCTCATCCGCGAAGGCCTTCGGGATGTTACGACTGAAGGCGGTACGGCGGGTGCCTTATTTAAAGGTTTTCCTGTGGACGTAGCGGGCAAAACGGGGACGGCGGAAAATGCTCATGGTCGAGACCATGGCTGGTTTGTCGCTTATGCACCATATGATAAGCCGCGTATCGTCGTGGTGGCTCTTGTTGAGCAAGGCAGTTTCGGTGCCGGTTCTGCAGGGCCTATCGTGCGCGATATACTGGCGGCATACTTTCATGTAAATTTGAATAATACATCTAATGATGGGAATAAGAAAAATACGTCTCAAGAACAGAACCGTTCAAACACGGTAAATACTATACAACCAAGAAAGGAATAA
- the mreD gene encoding rod shape-determining protein MreD, which yields MIRLALLLSGFLIYFIQAQLLPAIFHTNWLPNLILTTVVMITLFKGRHMGIVSAVIGGVVHDVLISNFFGLHLFPYVIVVYILSFVKHRLYEERWYWSSCIVAICTILDGLIRFFMIWGSGGDIYFWSYLWHMIIPTLPWNALMAAALHAFLRPKEEQQDYIW from the coding sequence ATGATCCGGTTAGCCTTACTGTTAAGTGGATTTTTAATTTATTTTATTCAGGCTCAGCTGTTGCCGGCTATATTTCATACGAACTGGCTTCCGAATCTCATTTTGACGACCGTCGTTATGATTACGCTTTTTAAAGGACGACACATGGGGATTGTATCCGCTGTTATCGGCGGGGTGGTACATGATGTGCTGATTTCCAATTTTTTTGGACTTCATTTATTTCCCTATGTCATCGTCGTGTATATATTGTCTTTTGTGAAGCATCGCCTGTATGAAGAGCGTTGGTACTGGTCCAGCTGTATTGTAGCTATCTGTACAATCCTGGATGGTCTGATTCGGTTTTTTATGATTTGGGGCAGCGGCGGAGACATTTATTTCTGGTCATATTTGTGGCATATGATCATTCCGACTCTTCCTTGGAATGCTTTGATGGCGGCCGCTTTGCACGCTTTTTTGCGGCCTAAGGAGGAACAGCAGGATTATATTTGGTGA
- the mreC gene encoding rod shape-determining protein MreC, whose product MIQSDRKLIIVVVISCILLALLGFAWKQRTSIPFVTVTLEGITTPFAYGSARMLAGIQTGITVIDDAIHSTSESEEEVARKAALEQKVVNYDEVVAENIRLRQLLDYKSSHSEFTMTLAGIITKDYGTWTNTFTIDKGSEDGIDVNMAVVVPSGVVGFITDVYPHSARVQTILDPRSAIGILVQRPESRLSGVVKGNGNAPGTPTMVNIARDGDVLVGDKLVTSGYGGIYPKGLPVGNVMSIENDSEGFVKNAVINPSVDFHRLEEVFIITSSSVSAPTKPGLETKLVPQTQRDQVEGAKGAIKP is encoded by the coding sequence ATGATACAGTCGGATCGCAAGTTAATTATCGTCGTAGTTATCAGCTGTATTCTCTTGGCTTTATTGGGATTTGCATGGAAACAGCGAACCAGTATTCCTTTTGTAACCGTTACCTTGGAGGGGATTACCACTCCGTTTGCGTATGGTTCTGCTCGAATGCTGGCGGGCATACAGACAGGTATTACGGTTATCGATGATGCTATACATTCAACCTCTGAAAGTGAAGAGGAGGTCGCGCGTAAGGCCGCTTTAGAGCAAAAGGTGGTCAATTACGATGAAGTGGTCGCGGAAAATATCCGCCTTCGACAGTTGCTTGATTATAAAAGCAGTCATTCCGAATTCACCATGACTTTGGCGGGTATCATTACGAAGGATTATGGCACGTGGACCAATACTTTCACCATCGATAAGGGCAGTGAGGACGGTATAGATGTGAATATGGCCGTTGTTGTACCGAGCGGTGTCGTAGGGTTCATTACCGATGTCTATCCTCATTCGGCACGAGTTCAGACGATTTTGGATCCGCGCAGTGCCATCGGTATTCTCGTACAGAGGCCGGAGTCTCGATTGTCGGGCGTTGTAAAAGGCAACGGTAATGCACCGGGAACGCCGACGATGGTCAATATTGCGCGCGACGGAGACGTGCTGGTAGGTGATAAGCTTGTTACCTCCGGTTATGGCGGCATTTATCCGAAAGGATTGCCGGTAGGAAATGTGATGTCCATAGAAAACGATTCGGAAGGATTTGTTAAAAATGCGGTCATAAATCCGAGCGTGGATTTTCATCGTTTAGAGGAAGTATTCATCATTACCTCGTCATCTGTGAGCGCACCTACCAAGCCGGGGTTAGAAACTAAATTAGTGCCTCAGACCCAGCGTGATCAGGTGGAAGGGGCAAAGGGGGCTATTAAACCATGA
- a CDS encoding rod shape-determining protein — MSSILPSLGRDVSIDIGSIQTRLMGGTRESVISEPSIVATDAKQQKIVAVGDEADRIVRRMPDMWRPLTPLKDGFIVDYRVMHTMLKYFLHKVSNTLRLSRVLVGVPCGMTDVEQRAMMDAVMQAGAREVFLIERPVAAAIGCGLPIFDARGSMVIDIGGGTTDIGIMSLGGIVSSKTIRFGGSDINTALLRYIRQCFGVMVSDETIMDLKHSIGTAIAPLEDSEYVFQGRDMMNGLGRRCVIHQSEVYQVIDDSLQGLLDEIKQIIRQAAPEIVADIMQYGIWLTGGTALLEGLSQRIGTELGVPVHVPELPEEKVVTGLHGATADLVGVSRFIVNSKNRKGRD; from the coding sequence ATGAGTTCCATTTTACCTTCTCTGGGAAGAGACGTAAGTATAGATATAGGTAGCATCCAGACGCGTTTAATGGGCGGAACCCGTGAGTCTGTCATCAGTGAGCCTTCCATTGTGGCTACAGATGCAAAACAGCAGAAAATCGTAGCTGTCGGGGATGAGGCGGACCGTATCGTGCGACGTATGCCCGATATGTGGAGACCGTTGACGCCTCTGAAAGACGGCTTTATCGTCGATTATCGTGTTATGCATACGATGTTAAAGTACTTTCTCCATAAAGTTTCCAACACGTTGCGCTTGTCCCGTGTTCTCGTCGGTGTACCGTGCGGCATGACGGACGTAGAGCAACGGGCCATGATGGATGCGGTTATGCAAGCAGGGGCGCGAGAGGTGTTTCTCATTGAACGTCCTGTAGCGGCCGCTATCGGTTGCGGATTGCCGATTTTTGACGCTCGCGGCTCCATGGTGATAGATATCGGCGGCGGCACCACGGATATCGGCATCATGTCGCTGGGGGGCATCGTGAGCAGCAAGACGATTCGCTTCGGCGGTTCAGATATCAATACAGCATTGTTGCGATATATCCGTCAGTGCTTTGGCGTCATGGTATCGGATGAAACCATTATGGATCTTAAACATTCTATCGGGACGGCTATTGCGCCGCTGGAGGATTCGGAATATGTCTTTCAGGGCCGTGACATGATGAACGGCTTGGGCCGTCGTTGTGTGATTCATCAATCTGAGGTGTATCAGGTTATCGATGATTCCTTGCAAGGGCTTTTAGATGAAATCAAGCAGATTATCCGTCAGGCGGCGCCTGAAATCGTAGCGGATATCATGCAATATGGAATTTGGCTTACCGGAGGAACCGCACTGCTGGAAGGGCTTTCACAACGAATCGGAACGGAATTGGGCGTGCCCGTTCATGTGCCGGAATTACCGGAAGAAAAGGTTGTTACTGGATTGCACGGCGCCACAGCAGATTTAGTGGGCGTGTCGCGTTTTATTGTAAATTCAAAAAATAGAAAGGGCCGGGACTAG
- the radC gene encoding RadC family protein, whose product MEVPTVSVKDMLPFQRPREKFLTLGPSHMDIEELLAILLRSGVKGQSALTLAHDIVESFDDGIYGLNRMTVKNLMKIKGIGADKAVTICAAVELGRRLGELKIKATYEDFSQPFVIAQYVMERLRHEEEEHVWAAMLTSRNKLIQLERISNGGLASSLVEQRTVFRKAIACNAAAIILIHNHPSGDSRPSDDDIRLTKLFISAGQFMGIPVLDHIVIGDNEFTSLSEIGKLS is encoded by the coding sequence ATGGAAGTACCAACGGTAAGTGTTAAGGATATGTTACCCTTTCAACGGCCTCGAGAAAAGTTTTTGACTCTTGGACCGTCTCATATGGATATTGAGGAATTATTAGCTATTTTATTGCGGTCCGGCGTGAAAGGGCAGTCGGCTCTTACATTGGCTCACGATATTGTGGAGTCCTTTGATGACGGTATTTACGGATTGAACCGCATGACCGTAAAGAATCTGATGAAGATTAAAGGCATCGGAGCGGATAAGGCCGTCACCATTTGTGCCGCAGTGGAACTGGGACGGCGGTTAGGTGAATTGAAAATCAAGGCTACGTACGAAGATTTTTCTCAGCCCTTCGTCATTGCTCAATATGTGATGGAACGCCTTCGGCATGAGGAGGAGGAACATGTGTGGGCTGCTATGTTGACGTCGCGCAATAAACTCATTCAGCTTGAGCGGATTTCTAACGGAGGCCTGGCGTCGAGTCTTGTAGAACAGCGAACCGTATTCCGTAAGGCAATTGCCTGTAATGCGGCGGCGATTATTTTAATTCACAATCACCCGTCCGGCGACAGTCGGCCCAGCGATGATGATATACGGCTGACGAAATTATTTATCAGCGCCGGTCAATTTATGGGGATTCCCGTACTGGATCATATTGTCATCGGAGATAATGAATTTACGAGCCTCAGCGAAATCGGTAAACTCAGCTAG
- a CDS encoding Maf family protein → MAELYLASRSPRRTELLTQVGIDHIVVSSTYEEPNEGYENPTEMVKAQALGKARCAVGVPGDGFVLGADTIVVLDGDVLGKPHSEDEARLMLQLLSGRVHSVITGVALLLKGKERIFHNETKVYFKSLAPFEIESYIASGEPMDKAGAYGIQGKGALWVEKIEGSYTNVVGLPVEQVYDVLCEMLGAK, encoded by the coding sequence ATGGCAGAATTATATTTAGCGAGCCGATCGCCGCGAAGAACGGAATTGTTGACGCAGGTCGGTATCGATCACATTGTGGTATCCAGTACTTATGAGGAACCTAATGAGGGCTATGAGAATCCCACCGAGATGGTAAAAGCGCAGGCCCTTGGCAAGGCCCGTTGTGCAGTCGGTGTTCCCGGTGACGGTTTCGTGCTCGGAGCGGACACAATTGTCGTTCTCGATGGCGATGTACTGGGCAAGCCTCACAGTGAGGATGAGGCGCGCCTCATGTTGCAACTCCTGTCGGGGAGAGTTCACTCCGTCATAACCGGTGTGGCATTGCTGTTGAAAGGAAAAGAACGGATCTTTCACAATGAGACCAAGGTGTATTTTAAAAGTCTAGCCCCTTTTGAAATTGAATCCTATATTGCCAGTGGGGAGCCTATGGATAAGGCCGGTGCCTACGGCATTCAGGGGAAGGGCGCTCTGTGGGTGGAAAAGATTGAAGGTTCATATACGAATGTAGTCGGTCTGCCTGTAGAGCAGGTATATGATGTATTATGCGAGATGCTTGGCGCGAAATAA
- a CDS encoding acetate/propionate family kinase, with amino-acid sequence MNVLVVNCGSSSLKYQLLDMSTETELAKGLFEKIGDQDAIFTHKRPNADKLERVEPILNHKEALRILLDILVDAEYGVISSMDEIDAVGHRVVHGGEKFADSVLITPAVMEALEECASLAPLHNPPNIQGIEACEAIMPNVPQVAVFDTAFHQTMPKEAYMYALPYSYYEDYGIRRYGFHGTSHKYVAQRCAELMGKHMTDLRIITCHLGNGSSVAAIKGGRSIDTTMGFTPLSGLIMGTRTGDIDPAIVPFLMEKTGMTYEEIDRVMNKESGVLGISGVSNDFRVIEEAAANGNKRAQLALNMFHYKVRRVIGAFAAVMGGVDAIIFTAGIGENGIGNRDAICNGLEYLGTRIDSERNNVRGKEQEISAEGSKVKIFVIPTNEEIMIARDTQRITAALKK; translated from the coding sequence ATGAACGTATTAGTAGTTAACTGCGGTAGTTCTTCTTTAAAGTATCAATTACTTGATATGAGCACTGAAACGGAATTGGCAAAGGGTCTATTTGAAAAAATTGGCGATCAAGACGCTATTTTTACTCATAAACGTCCTAATGCCGACAAATTGGAACGCGTTGAACCGATTTTAAACCATAAAGAAGCGCTTCGCATTTTGCTAGATATTTTAGTTGATGCTGAATATGGTGTTATTTCTTCCATGGATGAAATCGATGCTGTAGGTCACCGTGTAGTACACGGCGGTGAAAAATTTGCGGATTCCGTATTGATTACACCGGCAGTTATGGAAGCGTTGGAAGAATGTGCTTCTCTAGCACCATTGCATAACCCGCCAAACATTCAAGGTATTGAAGCTTGTGAAGCGATCATGCCGAATGTACCTCAAGTTGCTGTATTCGATACGGCATTCCATCAAACGATGCCAAAAGAAGCATATATGTATGCGCTTCCTTACTCTTATTATGAAGATTACGGTATTCGTCGTTACGGCTTCCACGGTACATCCCATAAATATGTGGCACAACGTTGTGCGGAATTAATGGGCAAACATATGACTGATCTTCGTATCATCACATGTCACTTGGGTAACGGTTCCTCCGTGGCTGCTATTAAAGGCGGCCGTTCCATCGATACTACCATGGGCTTCACTCCGCTGTCCGGCTTAATCATGGGTACGCGTACAGGTGATATTGACCCTGCTATCGTTCCGTTCCTGATGGAAAAAACAGGCATGACCTATGAAGAAATCGATAGAGTTATGAATAAAGAATCCGGTGTATTGGGGATTTCCGGTGTGTCCAATGACTTCCGCGTTATCGAAGAAGCGGCTGCTAACGGCAATAAACGTGCACAATTGGCATTGAACATGTTCCATTACAAAGTTCGCCGTGTAATCGGTGCCTTTGCTGCTGTTATGGGCGGTGTAGATGCTATCATCTTTACTGCAGGTATCGGTGAAAACGGTATTGGTAACCGCGATGCAATCTGTAACGGTTTGGAATACTTGGGTACTCGTATTGATTCTGAACGCAATAATGTTCGCGGCAAAGAGCAGGAAATCAGTGCTGAAGGTTCGAAGGTAAAAATTTTCGTAATTCCTACAAACGAAGAAATCATGATTGCCCGTGATACTCAACGTATTACGGCGGCATTGAAAAAATAA
- a CDS encoding tRNA(Met) cytidine acetate ligase, which produces MNTIGIICEYNPFHNGHAHQLHILAKQSPQSLRICIMSGAFVQRGEPALFSKFDRARWAVCNGADVVIELPALFSLGSAQYFATGAIRMVKALAIDTLSFGTETTNRAAFQEAARYIDSESTQTALHTYMQEGLSYSSALRKALMQYQNTSIDDIISSPNSVLGLEYIRAALTYHNDLQYLPILRTSDHHAISVNQNLPSGTALRRAVTEGESITSHIPATISGDIRQQIQQGHYVDYTRYEDMLHTLSRRMTPEALSTFGDFSEGIEFLWSRAALQPTWKESIDTIKSKRYTYARLQRMGAYLALGITKSSLHESHKQGPQYARLLAFNDRGRQWLQQEYNIPIIQKWAKAPSLLSDFGRTMHHIDTIATDIQSLCFHNPSMRKGHTDYTYTPQYIR; this is translated from the coding sequence ATGAATACGATCGGCATCATCTGCGAATATAATCCGTTTCACAATGGACATGCGCATCAACTGCATATACTGGCAAAACAGTCGCCGCAATCATTACGCATCTGTATCATGAGCGGTGCCTTTGTTCAACGCGGTGAACCGGCTCTATTTTCAAAATTCGACCGTGCCCGCTGGGCCGTTTGTAACGGCGCCGATGTTGTCATCGAACTCCCTGCCCTATTTTCTCTCGGCAGCGCACAATATTTTGCGACCGGTGCCATCCGCATGGTAAAAGCACTTGCTATCGATACTCTTTCATTCGGTACGGAAACGACGAATCGTGCCGCCTTTCAGGAGGCGGCACGATATATCGACTCCGAAAGCACACAAACAGCTCTGCACACCTATATGCAAGAGGGTTTATCCTACAGCTCGGCTCTGCGAAAAGCATTGATGCAATATCAAAATACATCTATCGACGATATAATCAGTTCACCCAATTCCGTATTAGGCCTTGAATATATACGTGCGGCGCTCACCTACCATAACGACCTTCAGTATCTTCCGATTTTACGAACCTCCGATCATCATGCAATATCGGTAAATCAAAACCTCCCGTCCGGAACGGCTTTACGACGAGCTGTTACCGAAGGCGAATCCATTACAAGTCACATACCGGCGACTATATCCGGCGATATACGGCAACAGATTCAACAAGGGCATTACGTAGACTATACACGTTACGAAGACATGCTCCATACATTGAGTCGCCGCATGACACCGGAAGCACTCTCCACCTTCGGCGACTTTAGCGAAGGCATTGAATTCCTCTGGTCCAGAGCAGCACTCCAACCGACGTGGAAAGAAAGTATCGATACAATAAAATCAAAACGCTATACCTATGCCCGTCTACAACGAATGGGTGCTTACCTTGCACTGGGGATAACTAAATCGTCACTTCATGAAAGCCATAAACAAGGCCCGCAATACGCCCGCCTATTAGCATTCAACGACAGAGGACGCCAATGGCTACAACAGGAATATAACATTCCCATTATTCAAAAATGGGCCAAAGCGCCCTCCCTACTTTCAGATTTCGGACGAACAATGCATCACATCGATACGATCGCGACAGACATACAGAGTCTATGTTTCCATAATCCGTCAATGCGTAAGGGGCATACGGACTACACGTACACACCACAATATATCCGATAA